One Xylanibacillus composti genomic window carries:
- a CDS encoding DUF4367 domain-containing protein, with product TIIRTQLTDQYLQRLFEQTNDYIECHSITLLLLKHTKEERLLVYSVESTTEKIAVFVHDNLFYTISGNVPSTEMKKIIDSFEIEK from the coding sequence ACAATTATACGGACTCAACTCACCGACCAGTATTTGCAGCGATTATTTGAACAAACTAATGATTATATAGAATGTCATTCCATCACTTTACTTTTATTAAAGCATACGAAGGAGGAGAGACTATTGGTATATTCTGTGGAAAGTACTACAGAAAAGATTGCAGTCTTTGTACATGACAATCTGTTTTACACAATATCCGGAAACGTTCCATCCACCGAGATGAAAAAAATCATCGATTCTTTTGAAATTGAGAAATGA